The Streptomyces sp. NBC_00510 genomic interval GCGTGGGCATGACAGAAGAAGGCACGGGGCCCTCCATTCGAAGGCTGAAGTGGGTGGGGGCCGGCGCGGGTCGGGGTCGTGGTGCTCAGACCCGGGCGCGGCGGATGTCGATGTTGCCCCAGCGGGTCCGGGCGTGGACCTCGACGGTGTCCTCGGTCGCCTCCGGGGTCCCGGACGCGGTGAGCGTGTTGCGCACCTGCCCGCGCTCGGAGCTGACGTCGAGCCAGGCGGCGGTGCCCTCGCGGACGCCGACCTCGATGGCGCCGTAGGAGGTCTCCAGCTGGACGGTGCCGCGGGCGACCTCGGCGACGCGTAGGTTGCCGTGGGCGACGGTGGCCGTGACCGAGCTCTCGGCGCGCTCGACGTCGACGTTGCCGTGGGCTCCGCGCACCCGCAGTTCGCCGAGCGCGGCGCCGACGGTCGTGGTGCCGTGCGAGTTCTTCAGGACGGCGGGACCGTCGAGGGTGCCGACGCGCAGGCTGCCGGAGCTGGTGGTGATCTCGGCCGTGCCCTCGATCCGGTCGACGGTGATCGAGCCGTGGGAGGCGGTCAGCTGCAGCGGGCCGGTCGTGTCGAAGCGGACGTCGTTGGACGAGGTCTTCACCCGGACCTCGCCGAGCCGCCCCTCGCCGAGCACCTGGGTCCAGGAGCCGGTCACGTTGACGCGCGAGCCCGTGGGCAGTTCGACCGTCACGTCGACGGCGCCGCTGGGCCCGATGAGGTAGCGCTCCTTGGTCCTGACGGTCAGGGCGCCGTTCGCGTAGGTGACCTCGGTCTGGCCGGCCGCCCGTACGTCCTTGTCCCGCTTCGGGTCGCGGGGCAGCACCTCGACGACGGTGTCGGGGCGGTCGCCCGCGGTGAACCGGATGGAACCGGCGCCCACGTGGGCGGTGACGGAGATCGGTTCGGGGGTGTCGAAAGAAGGCATGGCTGTCCCGTCCTCTTGGGTCTTGGGGTCGTCCCCGCTGG includes:
- a CDS encoding DUF4097 family beta strand repeat-containing protein — translated: MPSFDTPEPISVTAHVGAGSIRFTAGDRPDTVVEVLPRDPKRDKDVRAAGQTEVTYANGALTVRTKERYLIGPSGAVDVTVELPTGSRVNVTGSWTQVLGEGRLGEVRVKTSSNDVRFDTTGPLQLTASHGSITVDRIEGTAEITTSSGSLRVGTLDGPAVLKNSHGTTTVGAALGELRVRGAHGNVDVERAESSVTATVAHGNLRVAEVARGTVQLETSYGAIEVGVREGTAAWLDVSSERGQVRNTLTASGTPEATEDTVEVHARTRWGNIDIRRARV